Part of the Debaryomyces hansenii CBS767 chromosome C complete sequence genome is shown below.
TTAGTCccttatttattattttctaacCCAacgtatttttttttaaacaAGAATGCTTCTAGATATATCACTTCTAGACTGTTTACACAAGGAATGCTAGACTAATTGATGTTAATTTCTCTTATGAATGATATCTTTCACTAAAGTCGAACAGAAAGGATAAAACTAATGtagttttttttttttctctaattcttcaattctgtTTTCTCCTACTATCCATGGACTCCTGAAGGTGTATATGCCATTTCTATAATTAGTGTGTTCGCTATACAAGAGTAGAAAAATTGTTACATCTAGTACGTAAGGGACAAAACAAAACGCGCTTTGAGAATGGTGTTTTGTATTTACAAAATCGTGTTACTATCGCGTTTTTGACGAAGGTGCTACTAACAATATACGAATGTAGATGATTGGCATGCGTAACAATCGGGAAGAGATCGTGTAATTCGTAATAACGTCAACAAGAGACGTACGGCGAGCCTAATGGTGTTAGTACAATTTCGTGTTTCTTCAATACGATTTCTGGATTAGGATAATATAAAGACTGTATTGTATTACGTATTTATggataaatatatcaatgATGCAAAAGACATGTACATGCTGGTGTAGGATATTAGGTCTTGAGTGTTTGTGTAAAGGCAGTTTTTCGCTTTGAGATGGTGTCTGACGCAATTAGAGTAACACTTGAAAGTCATTAGATCCGTACGGCGATGCCATTATTCGTGGACGAGCTATTGCAGGCAAACGGTCGCATGTGTAAATGACGCACATTGTGTCGAAAGACTGGAACTGGAAATTGCCGAGTATTCATAATAAGAGTATTGAGACGGAATGGATGCAGTAGGTGTCGAATATAGGGAAATGTATTACGACATCAGCACGAATGGATACTAGATTCTGAGGTGAAATTTGCACCCAAAATCTGGGGATATATAAATCGAAATCTATTGGATGATGGGTTCCAGATTTAGAGCCATCTAGGAACGTAATACACCACTGCAAGACCGACATACCCAAAAACCAACCCCACAAGTTTTTCTCCGATCGAGTGGAAGTAGATGTTCGTCATGAAAAGCATGAACCACCACAAGGAGATCAATGGAATGATAATAGTGTGGGGATCTTGTGCAAAAAGGCCAAAGAGCAATTTTGGTTTGCTGCCAGAAGTCAGTCTCCAACTTTTAACAAACTGGCACAAGTGATGCTTTAACGTAGCCCACGAAATCCAGAACGGTAATGCCTCCAAAAACAAATACAACGAAGAGTGGATAAGTAAGAAGACGTGACCCGAAGGATCATGGCCGCCTTCCCAACTACCCTTTAATTTTCTGCACATATAGGACGTTATGGCCTTCGATTCGTAGCTCAAATCCGATTCTATCTCGGTGAATATGCTCGAGGTCCCATATGATGGAATATGGAGTGCCAATTTCTCCTGTGCTATTCCAGTACATTTGCCACCTGTCCAAACAAACACTTTGTCCATGAGTGGCAAACCAAAGCACCACTGAGTGAAAAGAACCCACCACAACGTAGCAACAACGTAGTTGAATATAGCCTTCTTTAATACACTAATTCTCTGTTGCTTGGTACGGATCCTAGCATGGCTATTACCGTACATTAAAAACGAATAAAACACCACTATAATCAATGTAGTCCAACCCCATCCTCTTTTAACAAACACCTGATTAAACACATTACGTTTGTTGTTATAGTAGTTATACACTTCTTCATGTTCTGCAGttaaatgaatcaattttcccaagaagaaattagcGATAAACGAAACTAGAAATATCAACTCACCAGTTGATAATCTTATTTTCCTCGATATGGAATCTCCTAACTTCCCTAATTGTTGAAGATGTCTGTCATAAATCTCATGGTTTGGCGTCTGCGATAATGACATGACTATTCTATCTCTAATTTTAAGTCTAGTATGATGGCAATTATAAGgaatataatattcaataaatctcATATCAAGGATGAGTTTGTGTAACTTTAGTCTACAGTCTAGCAAGAgtatatcaataatataatacattatACAAGATATAGACAGTCTGATAGATATATTGGACGGTAATTATCATGTCTGGTAACTGCTggttttgatttctttgaaattctAAACTTTCAAAACCAAGTTATGCATAAATTTGCCAAATACAGCATGCTGAAGAAGGTGGGCCAGGCTTCTTACATTGGGAGTAGATTCTTACCTTGGAGCGTGTCAATTTTGACACACAGCATCAATTCCTATTAGTCGTCTATGGTATTATTGTAGAATTGTAGCCATTGTTGTCAGATTTGTATATCGAAGCTGGTTAAACTGTAAGTCGTAAAGCACGGAGTTCTTGAGTGTAGCCTGTAAGATATTGTGAACTGAAGCAGTAGGATCGAAATGATGTAGCTTGTGATTGTCTGCTCCAATGGATTTCTATAGAATATTTCGTGTCCTGCAAATGTGGGTGTACTTGGACGACTGTAAAATTTTGAGCTCTAGTTGCTTCCCAGCCCATTAACTTCTACACTTGGCTGATTTGTATCGTCGCCATTGGAAGCATTAAGTCCTTCTAGCTGCGATTGGGGCGTCACGCCGAAAACGCTATCTTGGTCCTGCCATCTCTTAACCATATCATTCATCACGGTGTTCATAAAATCTGGAATCAAGATATTCTTTCTAAATTCTTCGTTCTGTAATAGTGTCAATATGTGTAAGCAGTTTGGATATACCAAGTATTTCGAGTATTCGGGttctttccaataattAAGGTATTCGATATAGTTTAGAAACTCGGGATTACTTAAATAGTTATTCTGTGccaaatgattcaaatattgaatgtTCGCTAACGATTGGACAAATTCCAACTCTATCTCCCATCTTTTTGGCAAAGATTCTTCCATTTTGATTACCGTTGGTCtctatttcaaaaaaaagatcgttaaagaattatcatTTCGACTTTTTCACGATAGAAAATCGCAATATcgattatcaaaatataaacagaatattttatatttatttatttaccGAAGTCACCTACAATATAATGTCGTCTTCAAAACGTCAGATTGCGTTGGAGAAGGAGTTGCAGCAACTAACTGCTATAAATGAAAGTGTTGCCACAATGATTGAAACCATTAGAAGCACCCAAACAAATATTATGAAAACTCAAGAATCAACCGAAAATACGGATAAATTACTAAATCAATGGATACGCATATTGTCACAGACCAATTTCACTAACGAAATATTACAGAATCCCCATTGGAATGGCTCCACAGAAATTGACGACTCAGAAATTGAgattaaattaaatgaagaacAGGAATTGATTAACGATTTGAATGAGTTGATAAACGAAAATAGCGAATTATCCAAACGAATTGCGCTAAAAGAGCAAAAGGAAAAACTAGATGAAAATAGGAGGCGTGAAGTAATAAACAGAAGACATAAAGAATTGGGTTTACGAAGTGCACCTAAGAGGAGAGGTGTTTCAAGAGTATACAAGTAGTATGTTATATTTGCTTCAAACTTACATAAACAGAAAGCCAACAATACCGTGCATATATAGCTAATTCAACAGTTCTTATGCGACatatgaattgaaaaataacgTCCAGCGTTACATGTTATAGGATATATGACATCCTTTACCAGAGTTTCAATCTGAAATCCCAGCTCAAAGCTGTGAGATCTACGCAAAGATACGGTTGATACAATATGTTCCAGTTAgtcaaaatataaattaacaGAAACGCAACTATTAAACATCacagaattaaataaataaataggAATACACGTAAAGTAAGGCTAAGtctaatttaattaaattatttaacaaCACTTGCAATCAAATCGTTAGCATCAACGGAATCACCTTCCTTTATGAGAATTTCACCAATCTTACCCAGAACTGGAGAACTAATAACCATTTCCATCTTCATGGCAGATAAGACAGCAATTGGATCACCCTTCTTAACTTCATTACCAACCTTTGATCTGATTTCAACAACCACACCAGCCATTGGAGCACCAACTTCGTTAGGGCTAGTGGCCTTAGGTCTGGTCTTAGTTTCAATAGAAACAGTCTTATCGTCAACAGTGACCGATCTCATTTCACCattcaattcaaagaaGACTTCTCTGGTACCTGTTTGTTGAGAAATTTCACCAATAGCTAATAACTTAATAATTAAAGTCTTAcccttttcaatatcaacgacaatttcttcattaatattacATGCCTTCAAGAAGAAACGAGTTGGTAATACAGATAAGTCACCATACTTTTCTGATAATTCTCTGAAATCTTCATAGACCTTTGGATACATGACATATGAAGCAATATCACATTCATTGATATTGGAACCATATCTGGAAACAAGCTCTTCCTTGACAGCAGCAAAGTCGATAGGAGGTAAATTGAGACCAGGTCtgttattcaatttgaCTCTCTTGGTACCCAAGATGTTAGTTCTCAAAGGTTCTGGGAATCCACCGTATGGAGTACCCATTAAACCTTCCATGAAGTCTAAGACAGAACTTGGGAAATCTAGCTCACTTGCTAACTTAGTAACATCTTCTTCGCTTAAGTTATTAGAAACCATAAATTGTGCCAAGTCACCAACGACCTTAGAAGTTGGGGTGACCTTAACGATATCACCTAATAACTTATTGGCAGTCTTATAAGCTTCCTTTGTCAACATCCACTTGCTACCTAAACCTAATTGTTGGGCTTGGAACAACAAGTTAGTTAATTGGCCACCTGGGATTTCGTGTTGGTAAACTTCAGGATCTGGACCCTTCAAGTCAGCTTCGAAACATGAGTATAATAATCTCATTTGCGCCCAGTAGTTATCTAACTCTCTAACCAATGAGGCCTGTAAACCACTTTCAACTTCACCTTCAAACGAAGCTAAGATAGCATTGATTGAAGGTTGAGAAGTCATACCAGACATAGAGTTGGATGCGGCGTCAACAACATCGGCACCGGCCTTTGCAGCTTCGGTCATACTGGCAACACCTGTACCAGCAGAATCATGAGTGTGGACATGAATTGGTAACTTAGGATATCTTTCTCTAATTGCACCAATCAAGATTTTTGCTGCCTTAGGTTTTAAAGTACCAGCCATATCCTTGATACCTAAGAAATGTGTACCCAACTTGACAATATCATCGACGACACCTAAGTAGTattctaaattatatttcttacCAGGCTTTAACATGTCACCAGAGTAACAAACAGTGGCTTCAATAACACCACCAGCCTTCTTAACAGCGTCAATACCAACCTTTAATTGTTCTAAGTCGTTTAATGCATCGAAAACtctgaaaatatcaacacCATTTTCCTTTGCTTGAAGAACGAATTGGTCAATGGCGTTATCTGGTAATGAAGAGTAAGCTACACCGTTAGCACCTCTTAACAACATTTGGAATGGAATGTTTGGCACCAACTTACGCAACTGTCTTAATCTGCTCCATGGATCTTCATATAAGAATCTCATACAGACATCAAAAGTGGCACCACCCCAACATTCTAAAGCAAAGCAACCGTTCAATGCAACAGCAGTCGTAGGGGCAATGTTTAACAAATCGATAGTTCTGACTCTTGTGGCCAATAAAGATTGATGGGCATCTCTCCAGGTAGTATCCATAAGCAAGGTACCGTTGAATTCACGAACCTTTTGGGCGAATTTTTCCGGACCTTGTTCTAATAACACTTGTCTCCAGCCTCTTGGAGCAACTTCATTATGAATCTCGATCTTAATACCGGTCTTAGGATCATGCAAATCTGGAATTAAAGCTTCGGTGTTCAATTTAGGTTCACCAATTTGACCCTTGATAGAAGAACCATTAACGATCAAGTCACCTAAGTAACTTAATATCTTAGTGGCTCTGTTCTGGGAACGGATCATTTGGAATAAGGATGGAgtatcatcaataaaagTAGTCCAACAATCACCGCTGATAAACGTTTCATTAGTTAACATAGCCAATAAGAACGGAATGTTAGTCTTCACGCCTCTGATTCTGAATTCAATCAAAGCTCTCAACATCTTTCTTCTGACGATTTCATAGGTGGAACCGGAACACGAACACTTGACTAACATGGAATCGTAATGAGGAGAAATAATTGAACCAGCAAAACCATTACCACCATCTAATCTGACCCCATTACCACCAGCGGATCTATAAACCTCGATTTTACCAGTATCAGGTTGAAAGTTCTTCGAAGGGTCTTCGGTGGTGATTCTACATTGAATAGCAAACCCTCTAGTCGTGATTTTATCTTGTAATAAGCCCAATTGCTTCAAGGATGCACCAGCAGCAATTTGGATTTGGGCAGCCACGATATCAACACCGGTGATTTCTTCGGTGATTGTGTGTTCGACTTGGATTCTGGggttaatttcaataaaataatgTCTGTCTTGTTCATCAACCAAGAATTCAGCAGTACCAGCGTTACGGTAGTTAGCCAGTCTAGCCAACTTGACGGCGTCGGTCAAAATGGCGTCTCTAACCAGCTTGGTCAACGTCTTGGCAGGAGCTACTTCGACAACCTTTTGATGTCTTCTTTGGACAGAACAGTCTCTTTCGAAAAGATGGATGACGTTACCGT
Proteins encoded:
- a CDS encoding DEHA2C09240p (some similarities with uniprot|P53012 Saccharomyces cerevisiae YGL126W SCS3 Protein required for inositol prototrophy), producing the protein MYYIIDILLLDCRLKLHKLILDMRFIEYYIPYNCHHTRLKIRDRIVMSLSQTPNHEIYDRHLQQLGKLGDSISRKIRLSTGELIFLVSFIANFFLGKLIHLTAEHEEVYNYYNNKRNVFNQVFVKRGWGWTTLIIVVFYSFLMYGNSHARIRTKQQRISVLKKAIFNYVVATLWWVLFTQWCFGLPLMDKVFVWTGGKCTGIAQEKLALHIPSYGTSSIFTEIESDLSYESKAITSYMCRKLKGSWEGGHDPSGHVFLLIHSSLYLFLEALPFWISWATLKHHLCQFVKSWRSTSGSKPKLLFGLFAQDPHTIIIPLISLWWFMLFMTNIYFHSIGEKLVGLVFGYVGLAVVYYVPRWL
- a CDS encoding DEHA2C09262p (some similarities with uniprot|P38633 Saccharomyces cerevisiae YGL127C SOH1 Protein with sequence similarity to RNA polymerases), with the translated sequence MEESLPKRWEIELEFVQSLANIQYLNHLAQNNYLSNPEFLNYIEYLNYWKEPEYSKYLVYPNCLHILTLLQNEEFRKNILIPDFMNTVMNDMVKRWQDQDSVFGVTPQSQLEGLNASNGDDTNQPSVEVNGSGSN
- a CDS encoding DEHA2C09284p (weakly similar to uniprot|O74372 Schizosaccharomyces pombe SPBC32F12), encoding MSSSKRQIALEKELQQLTAINESVATMIETIRSTQTNIMKTQESTENTDKLLNQWIRILSQTNFTNEILQNPHWNGSTEIDDSEIEIKLNEEQELINDLNELINENSELSKRIALKEQKEKLDENRRREVINRRHKELGLRSAPKRRGVSRVYK
- a CDS encoding DEHA2C09306p (highly similar to uniprot|P11154 Saccharomyces cerevisiae YGL062w PYC1 pyruvate carboxylase 1 or uniprot|P32327 Saccharomyces cerevisiae YBR218c PYC2 pyruvate carboxylase 2); protein product: MSDGNEHKINQMRRASTVMGPMNKILVANRGEIPIRIFRTAHELSMQTVAIFSHEDRLSMHRLKADESYVIGKKGQFSPVQAYLQIDEIINIAKEHGVNMIHPGYGFLSENSEFARKVEEAGISWIGPTHKTIDAVGDKVSARTLAIQNGVPVVPGTPGPIADVEEAVKFVEKHGLPVIIKAAFGGGGRGMRVVREGDSVGEAFERAVSEAKTSFGNGTCFIERFLDKPKHIEVQLLADNYGNVIHLFERDCSVQRRHQKVVEVAPAKTLTKSVRDAILTDAVKLARSANYRNAGTAEFLVDEQDRHYFIEINPRIQVEHTITEEITGVDIVAAQIQIAAGASLKQLGLLQDKITTRGFAIQCRITTEDPSKNFQPDTGKIEVYRSAGGNGVRLDGGNGFAGSIISPHYDSMLVKCSCSGSTYEIVRRKMLRALIEFRIRGVKTNIPFLLAMLTNETFISGDCWTTFIDDTPSLFQMIRSQNRATKILSYLGDLIVNGSSIKGQIGEPKLNTEALIPDLHDPKTGIKIEIHNEVAPRGWRQVLLEQGPEKFAQKVREFNGTLLMDTTWRDAHQSLLATRVRTIDLLNIAPTTAVALNGCFALECWGGATFDVCMRFLYEDPWSRLRQLRKLVPNIPFQMLLRGANGVAYSSLPDNAIDQFVLQAKENGVDIFRVFDALNDLEQLKVGIDAVKKAGGVIEATVCYSGDMLKPGKKYNLEYYLGVVDDIVKLGTHFLGIKDMAGTLKPKAAKILIGAIRERYPKLPIHVHTHDSAGTGVASMTEAAKAGADVVDAASNSMSGMTSQPSINAILASFEGEVESGLQASLVRELDNYWAQMRLLYSCFEADLKGPDPEVYQHEIPGGQLTNLLFQAQQLGLGSKWMLTKEAYKTANKLLGDIVKVTPTSKVVGDLAQFMVSNNLSEEDVTKLASELDFPSSVLDFMEGLMGTPYGGFPEPLRTNILGTKRVKLNNRPGLNLPPIDFAAVKEELVSRYGSNINECDIASYVMYPKVYEDFRELSEKYGDLSVLPTRFFLKACNINEEIVVDIEKGKTLIIKLLAIGEISQQTGTREVFFELNGEMRSVTVDDKTVSIETKTRPKATSPNEVGAPMAGVVVEIRSKVGNEVKKGDPIAVLSAMKMEMVISSPVSGKIGEILIKEGDSVDANDLIASVVK